gtgTCCAAGTAAGATGTcaccagaataaaagtagtaaaacTTTATTAAGTTtgggtcactaataaagaaaaatcaagtcaaaatgcTGGTTAGCTGTAGTTTCTTGAATGGattttactccaaaggaatgtCTGTCTCAGAGCTTGACTGTACATCACAGTATATTCAATTTACAGGCTCCTTTATAGTGGGAGGTTTATGAAAAAATTTTTTGTATAAATTTACATAAACCAAAATATAGATGTAATAACACTtgatcatatacattgaaaatatCAGGTAAAAACACTTTGGCTCTTATTAAATTCATCTTATcctcttattaaagtatgtaagatttaggacATTAATCTTCGATGCAGATCATTCCTAATTTATTGTAGACAGGTGTAATCAGATCAAGACTGTGTTTGTTTGGAATGCACTGTAGTTCTGATCAAATATGGTCTGTGatttaattaaatgaaaataatcattaatttgAACCAGTGCAGAAATCTCAGGATACCAGATGCTGGAGACTATGTGGTGAAAATAAAGCcaatcattttcatatattttgggattgccCTTATATTGTGCCTTATTGGAAGCCTTTGAAGAAAAGCACggagaaaattttcaaagtccaaTTTCCATTCCCGTTTGAATCCATATacttgggaaaagagaaccagggAATAACAAATTCACAGGACAAGTATCTATTCAGAAAATTGTCGGTGACAGGTaaaaaaaagccatcactagGATGTGCctaaaaaaggatgcaccaaaaatggaggactggacagaggttatagatgacatctataggatggagaagtagactttctctgtcagacttgattcagacaaattcaccaattACTGAAAAACTGTTTTGATTTTGTAAcactattaagagctgattttactttATAAGAGTAACATGCATATAgacccatgtaaacccttggttcacgctacacactttaaatgtttgGTGTTAATTTATACAGGGGAAAAGGGTTTCTGGAAGGAAAGAATGGAATAGGAAATATACTTGTTATCTCccattaactctattttaggGTACTGTGTATGATTTTACCatttctgtcaatgctcccctgtatgagtatgtttctgttttttgtttgtttttctttacatatgtAGAAATTATAtatatgatgtaaaatgctggTAAGATAACgctgactgaaaaaaaaccccaaaaacataattacaaaaaaaaaaaaagaaaatcatcatTATAAGTTTCATGCTACCTTTTTAACCCTCTATTGATTCTATTCATGTCTATGCTTTAACCCAACAAGAAGCTTATATTCAGCTTTACAGTATATATTCATGCAGCTGAGGAAACATCACAGAATGACATGAATTCTCATAGTAAATACTGTATCTTACTCCAGTTGGTCTTGATGAGGGTTTTGTCCAGTTTGACAGCGGTTTCATAAACACCCCTGAGCTGACACACACACTCGTATCTCTTCCAGTTTTCAGGTGCGATTGATGAAACATGCAGATCAACACTCATCTGATACGTCCCGTCACCGTTGGGGAGGATCTCACCAGGCTCCACCTCCTCATGAACATCTCCTCCATCTTCTCTCCAGAACATCACAGCTCTGCCCGAGTGGAAACCTGTAACGTGGCAGGTGACCGGAGCCAATGGAGACTTCTGGAGGAGAAACACTGAGCAAAAATCTGCAGAGAAAGGACAGatgcactatgtggacaaaagtatgtggacacattgaattcaggtgtttcttttctaacaggggtctaggacacacaacaataatgacaaatatcagaatatagttttatactgggataaatatcattgcattggttagtttggtttaaatggtTATCTTTGCGTCCAAAAtacttcagagatggtttttacttcatttctttcaacactgattttgttttgtttgtttttcatccataactatgattttaaatgttctacctttaaatttctaacatatttttcatgctctgactgtaaataataattttctactacaactaaccatctactttcttcacatctcacttaagaagaaaaatctccaattaaacattaaggaaatattgatgtttataaactatatggacaaaaatattgggacacatcatggttctgttcatgctgatctaaaacataaacatcagtatttctttAAAGCAGATGTAGAAGGTAAATGATTAGTtgaggtagaaaattattttttacagtcgGAGGATgaaaaatgtattataaattttgaggtacatccatctatccatttctaccgcttatccagggccgggtcgcgggggtaacagtctaagcagggatgcccagacttccctctccccagacacctcctctggctcttctggggggaccccgaggtgttcccaggccagccaagagacatagtctctccagtgtgtccttggTCTTCCCCTAGGTCTCCACCCGGTGGAACATGCCCgggacacctccccagggaggcgaccaggaggcatccgaaacagatgaccaagccacctcagctggcccctctggatgtggaggagcagaggCTCTACCCctagctcctccctggtgactgagctcctcaccctgtccctaagggtgcacccaacCACCCTACGGAAGAAACTCATTTtgaccacttgtatccgggatcttgtcatgacccaaagctcatgaccataggtaagagttggaacgtagattgaccggtaaatcgagagctttgcctttcaGCCTTTAAAttttgaggtagaacatttaaaatcatagtcctagataaaaaaaaaaaaaaaatcagtgttgagagaaatatTAGCgcaaaagataacaatttaaaccaaactaaccaatgcaatgatatttatccttatataaaactatattatgatgtttgtcattattgttttgtatcccagacccctgttagaaaagaaacacctgaattcaacatgtcccaatacttttgtccatatagtgtatgtttgtTCATTTGATCAGTGAAActagtggtgtcaggcacaacaaaccctgccccttgaacgtatttcacccattacaagcaagtgggaagattttaaaagatcataaaaaaatttaatttaaatttaaaacattgacctgcttttcccaaaatgtaatgacatctattctgggtcactggcaaatttggcatgaattcagccaatatttttgctgctagagtgttaacaaacaaataacaaagcaacaaactgaaccaaaaacaatcccccttgcctcccctttggggggacAGGGTAATAAAGGGATAAGGGCCATGACAGACCAGGTCATGTGACTTTACCTGGTGTGTGCAGAGAGCTGTTCCCCAAGTCCAGATACTTTTTCAACCACTGAGGGCAAATATTTGTATCGTGGTTTGTCCAGCGCATGTTGTTTTCTGTGCCTTTGTCCCAGTCTTGTTTGATAATGTCAGCCTCTGGTTTTAGAGCGACCCACTTCTGTGTCTTCATGTCCAGTTTGATAAAGTCCACTCCGTCGTAACCGTACTGTCTGACAGAGTTCACCGCTGCAGTCTCATCATCCCATTCACAGCCACTTCTTATCTGGAGAACATGGACACCTGAGACCACCAGCccccagaatagaatagaatagaatagaatagaatagaatagaattgcctttattgtcattgcttgTGCAATGAATTTAGGAGGGCTAcaaaaaccaaaatacatcagaaaataagaatagagcaaatataaaattacaaaaactgaaaagtaaaataagaaaatagagcataaaatttacaaaaagtaaaataagaataaaactaaAGCGAAATAgagtaaaaatagacataaaatatgaatagacacaatatttacaatactAACAATACGTATATCAATGaaaagtctatataaaaatagtgcatttatgtttgaataaataaatattgcattgttattataATAACAGAGGATTTTTCATAAACTCATTGCAtataattcacattatacagggttaCTGCAGTGATTTGCATGATATAACCTACAGTGTGTCAGCTGGATGTGTGCAGTGGGTGTTGGGCTTGACCACAGTTGCTCCAACTCAATGAGTTGTAACTTGCAACTACTCTGTTCTGCAACATTCTGAAATGTTGCCAGTTCAAACCAGTCAAAGTAGATGAGACAGTGTATTGTTTCAATTGCAAAAACTCTGTATTTCCGCTTCAACTACAAACTTTGCATATTTGACTggacttaacccatacagacccagtgctactttagtggcagttcccaaacaaatctttctttatatttaactttttgtaagtgacttttcaccatttattgtaatattatctttatttagttagtggggtttttttttgtgaaaatcaggtattttcctgcatttaatttactgatcatgtagacattcattgaatctcagagtaaattcaaaggttattatatcagaaacagagaaaactaaagaaaaagtaactttttcagcaaatatattattaactaaaaataaactgtcatttattaaactccatgggtttaattacgttcacaacggagcctctgaacatccaaatgggtccatgatgaccatgaaaagatgacaaactgtattttacaccaattatttacatgtattgataggattaatggatcaacaggtcttaattggtttacatcagtagatgattttggtcgatggtggatgtttgggtctttatgggttaaaatagtgaTAGTGAGTTATTTTATACTTAGTGAAACAgtgaaaatataaaacacaagagGGTTTCTGTCTTTATGCCTGGAGTAGTTCTGTCGTTAAGAGGAACTGTTCTCCCCAGTTCATACCAAAAATTATGTTGGGTAAAAGTTGCACTAGTGTGATTTCCTGTTTGCTGCTGATCATGTGAAATGTGTGTTTTCCGTCATGTAACTTACCTTCAGTTTGTCTTAAATGCTGCATCACCTCAGTAAGCTGGTCTCTGATGATCTGCTCATCCTGAGTGAGACTCTCTGAGTGCTGAGGATCATCTTCTATCAGCTTCTTCATCCAGTCCTGCCTGGGTTCCACTTTTTTAATGTTGCTGTCCCAGTAGAGCACCTGGACACCATCAACCTGCACAACAGCAATGACCTCTGGGAAGGCTTGGACTTCAGATGACACAGTGAATAAAACACTGAGGGTGTGTTTCTCTGCAAGATAAACAGGTTTTCAGATTGAATCAACTTGCAGCATTTATCACTGGTTGCCAACGTGTGCAACATTAAAACCAATGTATACCAAAAACCatattaaatttgtaaattatatTGTTTATAGTTTATAAATTTATTGAGCAATTTCAAAACACGACCCTTTTTGAAGCACATTAAAGATGTGACACCTCTTAATGGTATTCTCTTTACATCCTTACAAAATTCACACATTTAATTGCCACAGAATATGTGCAATTACATGAATATAACAACTAACATTAGCTTTACGGGTGACTGATGATACAGGTCATTTATCTATGAATTCATCTAAAAGTATCAGAAGTCTGACAGGGTTCTTTGTCACTAAAATCTGCTCAAATGTTCCAAATCTTACCTGAAAATGAGAAATGACAGAAGAAGAGCAACAATAATAACTTCATACTCCTGATTTTTGATGAAGAACCGAGGATTCAGCTGCTCCCCAGCGTTTCTTTTTGTGTCCCGATGaaatcacagtgtgtgtgtttagtgtcagTCAGAGGTGTGGGCAGATGGGAATGATACAGGTGGAAAAAAACACCCATGTCAATCCAGATAAACTGCTTTGACTGCAATGATTAGAATTGCTGAGTTGATACTTTTTCTCATTGTGTGTGAACATTACCTGTTTCAGTCTACTACTACGactgttttattcatattttcctATTCTTCACACACAGGATTGTTTTAAATGCCCCGGTGCTGCATTAGCAGTGtacagcatttttcttttttgcagttaTTTGTTTAACTGTTGTATACATACAAATCAGATATATCATATTAAGTTACAGATGTTAAAAATGTGTAATCGTATCACGTCTTTGTGTCTTGGTTTGATCTCGACTTGCATTAGAacaaaaacctgttgatccagATCCTGCTGCTC
This DNA window, taken from Sphaeramia orbicularis chromosome 11, fSphaOr1.1, whole genome shotgun sequence, encodes the following:
- the LOC115428591 gene encoding class I histocompatibility antigen, F10 alpha chain-like gives rise to the protein MKLLLLLFFCHFSFSEKHTLSVLFTVSSEVQAFPEVIAVVQVDGVQVLYWDSNIKKVEPRQDWMKKLIEDDPQHSESLTQDEQIIRDQLTEVMQHLRQTEGVHVLQIRSGCEWDDETAAVNSVRQYGYDGVDFIKLDMKTQKWVALKPEADIIKQDWDKGTENNMRWTNHDTNICPQWLKKYLDLGNSSLHTPGKVT